TCAATCTGGGCGGCGATGGTGTAATTGATGTGGATGGCACCGCCTATGAAATTGGCAACGAAGAAGCGCTTTACGTCGGCAAGGGCGCAAAGGTTTTGACCTACGCATCAAAAGACGCCCGAAACCCTGCCAAATTCTATTACAACAGCGTACCGGCTCATGCCGTTTTCCCAATTAAAAAGATTACCAGCGCACAAGCAGAGCACGTTTCACTGGGCTCAAAGGAAACTTGCAACGAACGCACCATATGCAAGTTCCTGGTTCCTGCTGTTTTGGAGACATGCCAGCTGACTATGGGCTTGACCCGCCTTGCTCCAGGTAGTGTTTGGAACACAATGCCCTCTCACACCCATGAACGACGTATGGAAGTTTACATGTACTTCGATATCGTGGAGGACAATGCTGTGTTCCACATGATGGGCGAGCCAAAAGAAACGCGCCATATTCTGGTTCACAATGAACAGGCCGTCATTTCACCAAGCTGGTCAATTCACAGCGGCGTGGGCACCAAAGCCTATACTTTCATTTGGGGCATGACCGGAGAAAATCAGGAGTTCACTGATATGGATCACCTGAAAATCAGCGACCTCCGCTAATGATTCCGACCAAAAAAGCAGCGCTCATATGCAGCGCTGCTTCCGCTCTGCAAGGCTTTGAGCAGATCTTCTCGCCTCGTAAGGGAGCGAGTTTTTTGTTTTCCATCCACCATCTGACTAGTTTAAGTCTTTACTTCCCAAACAGCATCAGAGCCTGTGATATCACCAAATCACGGAACCATTTGTGGGCGATAAAAGTGCGGCGGTTGTGTCGCAAAGTTTTCCGATGGTTAAGATGGGTTTATCTCTGGACACACCTATTCTGCAAGGCTCGTGATGACCTGGAAAACTGACTGACCCCTTGCTCCGATTTGTCCTTTGCGGATCATGTGTGCCACTTCGATGCCTTCCAGAGTAGAGCTGGCTCAGGTTTTTTGGACAGGTAGTATAAGTGGATTTAGCTCCTGAAACTGGCATGATGCCACCAACAGGAGAACACCATGAGCAGACGTCCCCGCCGGAACCATAGCCCGGCTTTTAAAGCGAAAGTGGCGCTTGCTGCTATTCGCGGAGAGAAGACCTTGAGTGAGTTAGCTCAAGACTTTGATGTTCACGCGAACCAGATCGGCCTTGTTGCAAGGGTTTAACAGCAAGGGTTAATGGTGTTTGCATCGGACCGAGAGCGCCAATTTTGCTAAGTACCTTCATAAAATTAGTAATGTCAGAAGCTTAGCACTCAACTGAGATTACAAACTTTATTATACCGTCACACGTCAGCTAACTTACTCCTGCGCACGCTCGTAGGCTGCACTCTTGTCGCGCTTACCGACCGACAAAACCAGAACGATCAGTCGTTCTTCCTCTACCTTGTAAACGAGGCGAAACCCCGAGCCGCGAAGTTTAATTTTGTAAGTGCCCTTCAAT
This region of Pseudovibrio sp. Tun.PSC04-5.I4 genomic DNA includes:
- the kduI gene encoding 5-dehydro-4-deoxy-D-glucuronate isomerase, translated to MDVRQSIHSAHAKQLDTEGLRSEFLVPEVFKPGEITMTYSHIDRIILGGIVPLTEKLVFSAELGKQIGTSHFLERREIGFINLGGDGVIDVDGTAYEIGNEEALYVGKGAKVLTYASKDARNPAKFYYNSVPAHAVFPIKKITSAQAEHVSLGSKETCNERTICKFLVPAVLETCQLTMGLTRLAPGSVWNTMPSHTHERRMEVYMYFDIVEDNAVFHMMGEPKETRHILVHNEQAVISPSWSIHSGVGTKAYTFIWGMTGENQEFTDMDHLKISDLR